A region of Marmota flaviventris isolate mMarFla1 chromosome 11, mMarFla1.hap1, whole genome shotgun sequence DNA encodes the following proteins:
- the Dbi gene encoding acyl-CoA-binding protein, giving the protein MSQAEFDKAAEEVKHLKTQPADDEMLFIYSHYKQATVGDINTERPGILDFKGKAKWDAWNQLKGTSKESAMKAYVDKVEELKKKYGM; this is encoded by the exons ATGTCTCAG GCTGAGTTTGACAAAGCTGCTGAGGAGGTTAAGCACCTCAAGACCCAGCCAGCAGATGATGAGATGCTGTTCATCTACAGCCACTACAAACAAGCAACTGTGGGTGACATAAATACAG AACGGCCCGGAATATTGGACTTCAAAGGCAAGGCCAAGTGGGATGCCTGGAATCAGCTGAAAG GAACTTCCAAGGAAAGTGCCATGAAAGCTTACGTCGACAAAGTAGAAGAGCTAAAGAAGAAATATGGGATGTAA